A genomic region of Raphanus sativus cultivar WK10039 chromosome 6, ASM80110v3, whole genome shotgun sequence contains the following coding sequences:
- the LOC108809517 gene encoding uncharacterized protein LOC108809517, whose protein sequence is MRIDIPLEKNGPLQTAPRPPTMERVQCSSISHAILQFTLRKGISLFQFVVDNNVLAATMKSSDSSTRSYTLYTIKEVKKNKTGNWLGRHKTDHPFIHTVIGQMKTNSDSATHRSESVLFGVETNKEVAAIVQTRNRVQKQSTATVILPSGVHTLPKDGGNTTPLPLIKRWESGGSCDCGGWDIGCKLRVLSNDHHHRTKSQSFSSFQLFDHQERDEPAFKMLTHDNELHSVEFGSTVSLLEAFFISLAVSSHQNWCEEVEEAVLMGNGLLKRQTSTKYASNPPVSPIGRV, encoded by the exons ATGAGGATAGATATTCCTCTGGAAAAGAACGGCCCGTTACAAACGGCTCCAAGACCACCAACCATGGAGAGGGTTCAGTGCAGCTCAATATCCCATGCTATCTTGCAATTCACTTTGAGAAAAGGTATCAGTCTGTTTCAGTTTGTAGTTGACAACAACGTTCTTGCCGCCACCATGAAGAGTTCAGATTCTTCCACGCGGTCTTACACATTGTACACCATcaaagaagtgaagaagaacaAGACTGGAAACTGGCTAGGCCGCCACAAAACCGACCATCCATTCATACATACGGTCATCGGTCAGATGAAGACTAACTCAGACTCAGCAACTCACAGATCAGAATCTGTTTTGTTCGGTGTTGAGACCAACAAAGAGGTTGCGGCTATTGTTCAGACAAGAAACAGAGTTCAGAAACAGAGCACAGCTACTGTTATACTCCCAAGTGGAGTTCACACGCTTCCCAAAGACGGTGGTAACACAACCCCTTTGCCCTTGATTAAACGGTGGGAATCCGGTGGATCATGCGACTGCGGTGGATGGGACATCGGTTGCAAACTCCGTGTCTTGTCTaatgatcatcatcatcgtaCAAAGTCTCAGTCTTTCTCAAGCTTTCAACTGTTTGATCATCAG GAAAGAGATGAACCAGCGTTCAAGATGTTGACACACGACAATGAACTCCACTCGGTTGAGTTCGGTTCAACGGTCTCTCTGTTGGAAGCGTTCTTTATCTCGTTAGCAGTAAGCAGTCATCAGAATTGGTGTGAAGAGGTGGAGGAAGCAGTTTTGATGGGAAATGGTCTTTTGAAGAGACAAACATCGACCAAGTACGCATCAAACCCACCGGTTTCTCCAATCGGTCGGGTCTAG